A section of the Betaproteobacteria bacterium genome encodes:
- the metG gene encoding methionine--tRNA ligase, translating to MSRRLLVTSALPYANGAIHLGHLVEYIQSDIWVRLQKMLGHEVHYVCADDTHGTPIMLRAEKEGITPEALIERVWHEHKRDFDGFHVDFDNYYTTNSQENQRFCEDIYRALAVRGLIIRREVEQFYDPVKEMFLPDRYIKGECPKCGAKDQYGDACEVCGATYSPTDLRNPYSSVSGATPVRKASEHHFFHLSHPDCVSFLRRWTREPGRLQPEASNKMQEWLGEAGEDKLSDWDISRDAPYFGFPIPGTNGAKFFYVWLDAPVGYFGSFQNYVAQQHAEGVHLEPDDFLRPGHETELVHFIGKDILYFHALFWPAMLEFAGYRTPTRIFAHGFLTVNGEKMSKSRGTFITAESYLRQGLNPEWLRYYYAAKLNGTMEDIDLNLDDFVARVNADLVGKYLNIASRAASFITSRFGGRLADEIRIEPWMEEIRDAASSVQASYEGREFSKAVREVMRCADVVNQYVDACKPWELAKEPDRSAELHEVCTVVLNVFRWLTIYLKPVLPAIAERVESFLRLSPLTWRDVGTLLLGHTIDPYRHLMTRIEAKQIHALVDANRESLAAVPHSPQGHAEAKVHRESVAETISLDDFAKVDLRIARIVAAEHVEGADKLLKLTLDLGHETRTVFAGIKSAYDPVLLNGRLTVMVANLAPRKMKFGVSEGMVLAASGDGSGLYLLGPDAGAQPGMKVK from the coding sequence ATGAGCCGTCGCCTCCTGGTCACCTCTGCACTGCCCTACGCTAACGGGGCCATCCACCTGGGACATCTCGTCGAGTACATCCAGAGTGACATCTGGGTGCGCTTGCAGAAGATGTTGGGGCACGAGGTCCACTACGTCTGTGCCGACGACACGCACGGCACGCCGATCATGCTGCGCGCCGAGAAGGAAGGCATCACGCCCGAGGCCCTGATCGAGCGCGTGTGGCACGAGCACAAGCGCGACTTCGACGGATTCCACGTCGATTTCGACAACTACTACACGACCAACTCGCAGGAGAATCAGCGCTTCTGCGAGGACATCTACCGTGCGCTCGCCGTGCGCGGACTGATCATCCGCCGCGAGGTCGAGCAGTTCTACGATCCGGTGAAGGAGATGTTCCTGCCGGACCGCTACATCAAGGGCGAGTGCCCGAAGTGCGGGGCGAAGGACCAGTACGGCGACGCCTGCGAAGTGTGCGGTGCGACCTATTCGCCGACCGATTTGCGCAATCCGTACTCGTCGGTGTCCGGCGCGACCCCCGTGCGCAAGGCGTCCGAGCACCACTTCTTCCACCTCTCGCACCCGGACTGCGTGAGCTTCCTGCGGCGCTGGACGCGCGAGCCGGGCCGCCTGCAGCCGGAAGCCTCGAACAAGATGCAGGAGTGGCTGGGCGAGGCCGGCGAGGACAAGCTTTCCGACTGGGACATCTCGCGCGATGCGCCCTACTTCGGCTTCCCGATCCCCGGCACGAACGGCGCCAAGTTCTTCTACGTCTGGCTCGATGCGCCGGTCGGCTACTTCGGCAGCTTCCAGAACTACGTCGCGCAGCAGCACGCCGAGGGCGTGCATCTGGAACCGGACGACTTCCTGCGGCCGGGACACGAGACCGAGCTGGTCCACTTCATCGGCAAGGACATCCTCTACTTCCACGCGCTCTTCTGGCCGGCGATGCTGGAGTTCGCCGGTTACCGCACGCCGACCCGGATCTTCGCCCACGGCTTTCTCACCGTGAACGGCGAGAAGATGTCGAAGTCGCGCGGCACCTTCATCACGGCCGAGAGCTATCTCCGGCAGGGGCTCAATCCCGAGTGGCTGCGCTATTACTACGCCGCCAAGCTGAACGGGACGATGGAGGACATCGACCTCAACCTGGATGACTTCGTGGCGCGGGTGAATGCCGATCTCGTCGGCAAATACCTGAACATCGCCAGCCGCGCGGCCAGCTTCATCACCAGCCGCTTCGGCGGCCGGCTCGCCGACGAGATCCGCATCGAGCCGTGGATGGAGGAGATTCGCGATGCCGCCTCGAGCGTGCAGGCAAGCTACGAAGGCCGCGAGTTCAGCAAGGCGGTGCGCGAGGTGATGCGCTGCGCCGACGTGGTGAACCAGTACGTCGATGCGTGCAAGCCTTGGGAACTGGCGAAGGAGCCCGACCGCAGCGCCGAGTTGCACGAGGTCTGCACCGTCGTGCTCAACGTCTTTCGCTGGCTCACGATCTACCTGAAGCCGGTGCTGCCGGCGATCGCGGAGCGCGTCGAATCGTTCCTGCGGCTGTCGCCGCTCACCTGGCGCGACGTCGGGACGCTGCTGCTCGGCCACACCATCGATCCGTATCGGCACCTGATGACGCGCATCGAGGCAAAACAGATCCATGCGCTGGTCGATGCCAACCGCGAGTCGCTCGCTGCCGTTCCGCACTCGCCGCAGGGGCACGCGGAGGCCAAGGTGCACCGGGAGAGCGTGGCGGAGACGATCTCCCTCGACGACTTCGCCAAGGTCGATCTGCGCATCGCGCGCATCGTCGCGGCAGAACACGTCGAGGGCGCGGACAAGCTGCTCAAGCTCACGCTCGATCTCGGCCACGAGACACGTACGGTGTTCGCCGGCATCAAGTCCGCCTACGACCCCGTGCTCCTTAACGGGCGGCTGACGGTGATGGTGGCCAATCTCGCGCCGCGCAAGATGAAGTTCGGCGTGTCGGAAGGCATGGTGCTCGCGGCCTCCGGCGACGGGTCCGGGCTCTACCTTCTCGGCCCGGACGCCGGTGCGCAACCCGGCATGAAGGTGAAGTAA
- the apbC gene encoding iron-sulfur cluster carrier protein ApbC has product MAISTLQVETALKELVDPNTGKDFVASKSAKNIRVDGNDVSVDILLGYPAKSQIDGIRRQVIEKLKGLPGVGNVSANVSMKIVAHAVQRGVKLLPNVKNIVAVASGKGGVGKSTTAVNLALALAAEGASVGVLDADIYGPSQPMMLGITGRPESVDGKSIEPMERHGVQAMSIGFLIEVDTPMVWRGPMVTQALEQLLRETRWREIDYLVVDMPPGTGDVQLTLAQKVPVTGAVIVTTPQDIALIDARKGLKMFEKVSIPILGVVENMSLHVCPNCGHESHIFGSGGAEQMCKDYDIDLLGSLPLDLAIREQADSGTPTVVADPDGRVAEIYRQIARRVAIKIADKARDMTAAFPKIVIQNT; this is encoded by the coding sequence ATGGCCATCTCCACCCTCCAGGTCGAAACCGCCCTGAAGGAACTCGTCGATCCCAATACCGGGAAGGACTTCGTCGCCAGCAAGTCAGCGAAGAACATCAGGGTCGACGGCAACGATGTCTCGGTCGACATCCTGCTCGGCTATCCCGCGAAAAGCCAGATCGACGGCATCCGCCGCCAGGTGATCGAGAAGCTGAAGGGGCTGCCCGGCGTCGGCAACGTGAGCGCCAACGTGTCGATGAAGATCGTCGCGCACGCGGTGCAGCGCGGCGTCAAGCTGCTTCCCAACGTGAAGAACATCGTCGCCGTCGCCTCCGGCAAGGGCGGCGTGGGCAAGTCCACCACCGCGGTGAACCTGGCACTCGCGCTGGCGGCCGAGGGAGCCAGTGTCGGCGTGCTCGACGCGGACATCTACGGACCGTCGCAGCCGATGATGCTCGGCATCACCGGCCGCCCCGAATCGGTCGACGGCAAGAGCATCGAGCCGATGGAGAGACACGGCGTCCAGGCGATGTCGATCGGCTTCCTGATCGAGGTCGACACGCCGATGGTGTGGCGCGGACCGATGGTCACACAGGCGCTCGAGCAGTTGCTGCGCGAAACACGCTGGCGGGAGATCGATTATCTCGTGGTGGACATGCCGCCGGGCACCGGCGACGTGCAGCTCACGCTGGCGCAGAAGGTCCCGGTCACCGGCGCAGTGATCGTCACCACACCGCAGGACATCGCCCTCATCGACGCGCGCAAGGGGCTCAAGATGTTCGAGAAGGTGAGCATCCCGATCCTTGGTGTGGTGGAGAACATGAGCCTGCACGTCTGCCCGAACTGCGGACACGAGTCGCACATCTTCGGCAGCGGCGGCGCCGAGCAGATGTGCAAGGATTACGACATCGACCTGCTCGGTTCCCTGCCGCTCGACCTCGCCATCCGCGAGCAGGCCGACTCGGGCACACCGACCGTGGTCGCCGATCCCGACGGTCGCGTGGCGGAGATCTACCGGCAGATCGCACGGCGCGTCGCGATCAAGATCGCGGACAAGGCCCGCGACATGA
- a CDS encoding hydrogenase 4 subunit B encodes MSPVTYSPVEVIVGVACLWLALGAAGVAVPRNVRLVAKGIYPAGAIGSLVLAATAFASLGDLPASQVLPLGLPDLPFHVRLDALSACFLTLLGAVGAGVSVFAAGYIRRGEGTPPGLQSLYYHVFLASMALLLLADDAYGFMVAWETMALSSFFLVTSDHRLPEIRRAGFLYLLIAHIGAIAILLCFGVLHGAAHDYTFAAMRAAVPTPPWATVAFLLALFGFGAKAGVLPLHVWLPEAHPAAPSPVSALMSAVMLKTAIYGLLRVTFDLLYLQI; translated from the coding sequence ATCTCGCCCGTGACCTATTCGCCGGTCGAAGTGATCGTCGGTGTCGCCTGCCTGTGGCTCGCCCTCGGCGCCGCAGGGGTGGCCGTGCCGCGCAACGTGCGGCTGGTAGCGAAGGGCATCTATCCTGCAGGGGCGATCGGTAGCCTCGTTCTCGCCGCGACAGCGTTCGCCAGTCTCGGCGATCTCCCGGCGTCGCAGGTGCTGCCGCTGGGGCTGCCGGATCTGCCCTTCCATGTTCGCCTCGATGCGCTCTCCGCGTGCTTCCTCACGCTGCTCGGCGCAGTAGGCGCCGGCGTATCGGTGTTTGCCGCCGGCTACATCCGCCGCGGGGAAGGCACGCCACCGGGCCTGCAGAGTCTCTACTACCACGTATTCCTCGCGAGCATGGCGCTGCTGCTGCTCGCCGACGACGCCTACGGCTTCATGGTCGCGTGGGAAACCATGGCGCTCTCGTCGTTCTTCCTGGTGACGAGCGACCATCGGCTGCCCGAAATTCGCCGTGCCGGCTTCCTCTATCTGCTCATCGCGCACATCGGCGCGATCGCCATCCTGCTCTGCTTCGGCGTGCTGCACGGCGCGGCACACGACTACACCTTCGCCGCCATGCGCGCAGCGGTGCCGACGCCGCCGTGGGCGACGGTCGCGTTCCTGCTCGCGCTCTTCGGCTTCGGCGCGAAGGCCGGTGTGCTGCCGCTGCACGTCTGGCTGCCCGAGGCGCATCCGGCCGCGCCGTCGCCGGTGTCGGCGCTGATGAGCGCAGTCATGCTCAAGACCGCGATCTACGGGCTGCTGCGCGTGACCTTCGATCTGCTCTACCTGCAGATC